CCGCGCTCCGCGTCCGTCAGCGTCACCGCTGCGCGTGGTCGTCCTCTCTGCCCCATCGTCTGCCCTCCATTCTACTCTGGGAAGACCGACTCCTGAACACTTCAATTAATTCGAGATGGGACTTCTGAAACAGGACACTAGAACTCGATCACCGTGCGAATGACGTTCCCGCCGTGCAACTGCTCAAATGCGGTATTGATCTCGGCCAGCGGGAGCTTCGAAGTGACCATTTCGTCGAGCTTCACACGCCCGTTCATGTACTGATCGACGAGTTTCGGAACCTGCGTCCTTCCCTTGACTCCACCAAACGCAGTGCCTCGCCAGACGCGTCCAGTTACGAGAAGGAAGGGCCTCGCGTGAATCTCCTGACCGGCGCCAGCCACTCCGATGATGATCGATTCGCCCCAGCCGCGATGCGCGCTCCGGAGGGCATCGCCCATCACTTCGGTATTGCCCGTGCAGTCGAAGGAGTAGTCGACACCGCCGTCGGTCATGTCAACTATGGCCTGAGCCACATCCTCGACCTCGGACGGATCGATGAAATCGGTTGCTCCAAACTGCCTGGCCAGTTCGAACTTCTTCGGATTGGTGTCCACCCCGATGATACGCTCCGCACCCGACATGATCGCGCCCTGCACCACAGAGAGGCCGATTCCTCCGAGACCGAACACGCCGATCGTCGAACCCGGTTCCGCCTTCGCGGTATTCAGCACCGCCCCTATGCCCGTCGTAACGCCGCAGCCAAGCAGGCATACTTTATCGAGCGGTGCATCCTTTCGGATACGAGCTAGAGCGATTTCCGGAATCACTGCGTACTGAGCGAAGGTCGAGCAGCCCATGTAGTGGTGGATCTTCTTGCCGGATTTCGAGAGGCGACTGGTGCGATCGGGCATGAGGCCCTGGCCCTGCGTTTCGCGCAACTTGAAACAGAGGTTCGTCTTCCCGGAAAGGCAATATTTGCACTCTCGACACTCTGGAGTGTATAGTGGAATGACGTGGTCACCCACTTCGAGCGAGCGGACGCCGGGCCCTACTTCCTCGACCACCGCTCCACCTTCATGCCCCAGGATGGCGGGG
This is a stretch of genomic DNA from bacterium. It encodes these proteins:
- a CDS encoding S-(hydroxymethyl)glutathione dehydrogenase/class III alcohol dehydrogenase is translated as MKIQAAVAWEADRPLEIEEVEIEGPREGECLVRIVASSVCHTDAYTLSGVDPEGLFPAILGHEGGAVVEEVGPGVRSLEVGDHVIPLYTPECRECKYCLSGKTNLCFKLRETQGQGLMPDRTSRLSKSGKKIHHYMGCSTFAQYAVIPEIALARIRKDAPLDKVCLLGCGVTTGIGAVLNTAKAEPGSTIGVFGLGGIGLSVVQGAIMSGAERIIGVDTNPKKFELARQFGATDFIDPSEVEDVAQAIVDMTDGGVDYSFDCTGNTEVMGDALRSAHRGWGESIIIGVAGAGQEIHARPFLLVTGRVWRGTAFGGVKGRTQVPKLVDQYMNGRVKLDEMVTSKLPLAEINTAFEQLHGGNVIRTVIEF